Proteins encoded by one window of Haematobia irritans isolate KBUSLIRL chromosome 2, ASM5000362v1, whole genome shotgun sequence:
- the LOC142225737 gene encoding uncharacterized protein LOC142225737 translates to MECLDKLPLTTLQWLCLKLNVLPDGTKRQLILRLKEVPEAVLKNVVQGMEEDPLANLSELTQHQQQNWMQNVQLCQSTGHHLVSVGDDLQETNNNSMSSNGCSNRNKIADEKNAEQEDEIIENLQTKFAGNNNVTINKELPNDKQRADEDKARINVQENEIVYTTETPYTHTNVSSAVGAVGVLSDSDLRDKEIALLKRENELLKREHDILLRENHMLKMVGQHTEVSSVGVSLHMLSNFVAEFDGTTDGKFWVTQLRDIKQTYNLDDHMFRALFATKLVGKAQVWLHTRRSEPNEHVDELLEHFCMTFGSRETKLETRRKFEQRKWCFGENFSEYYGEKIMLASKLKLDDDELLEYLIDGISNIQVRTQVSMQQHKTASDLLKSLVNVKLPKSAVAEPTKKKPTTTLKAGVRCYNCNSIGHYAAECSKPRRAPGTCYACGETGHTVSGCEQNKKKTLKETNTYNA, encoded by the exons ATGGAGTGTTTGGATAAGCTACCATTAACAACATTGCAGTGGTTATGCCTTAAATTGAATGTTTTACCAGACGGCACAAAACGACAATTAATCCTGCGTTTAAAAGAGGTGCCTGAAgccgttttaaaaaatgtggtaCAAGGTATGGAAGAAGATCCACTTGCTAATTTAAGCGAATTGAcacaacatcaacaacaaaatTGGATGCAAAATGTGCAGTTATGCCAAAGTACAGGCCATCATCTTGTGTCGGTTGGTGACGATTTGCAAGAAACCAACAACAACTCAATGTCAAGTAACGGGTGttcaaacagaaataaaattgctgaTGAAAAAAATGCAGAGCAAGAAGACGAAATTATTGAAAACTTACAGACAAAATTTGCAGGCAACAACAATGTTACGATCAACAAAGAATTACCGAACGACAAACAAAGAGCTGACGAGGATAAAGCAAGGATAAATGTACAGGAAAATGAAATCGTATACACAACAGAAACACCATACACACATACCAACGTAAGCAGCGCTGTTGGCGCAGTCGGTGTGTTGTCAGATTCAGACTTAAGAGACAAAGAAATTGCTTTACTTAAGAGGGAAAATGAATTGTTGAAACGTGAGCATGACATACTGCTTAGAGAGAaccatatgttaaaaatggttGGACAACATACCGAGGTTTCTTCTGTTGGTGTTTCGCTCCATATGCTTAGCAATTTTGTTGCAGAGTTTGATGGAACGACAGATGGGAAATTTTGGGTCACACAATTGAGAGACATCAAACAAACGTACAATCTCGATGATCACATGTTCCGTGCTTTGTTCGCAACAAAATTAGTCGGCAAAGCCCAGGTATGGTTGCACACGAGACGTAGTGAACCAAACGAACATGTCGATGAGTTACTGGAGCATTTTTGTATGACGTTCGGTTCAAGAGAGACAAAGCTGGAGACTCGTCGAAAATTTGAACAACGCAAGTGGTGTTTTGGAGAGAATTTCAGTGAGTACTAtggtgaaaaaattatgttggccAGTAAGTTGAAGCTCGACGATGATGAGTTGCTAGAGTATTTGATCGATGGTATATCGAATATTCAGGTGAGAACGCAAGTTTCAATGCAACAACATAAAACAGCCTCGGACTTGCTGAAATCATTGGTAAACGTTAAGTTACCCAAATCAGCTGTGGCTGAACCAACcaagaaaaaaccaacaacaacattaaAGGCTGGCGTAAGGTGCTATAATTGTAATAGTATTGGACACTATGCGGCAGAATGTAGTAAGCCCAGACGAGCACCTGGCACATGTTATGCTTGCGGGGAAACTGGACACACAGTCTCTGGTTGTGAACAAAATAAGAAGAAGACCCTTAAGGAAACCAACACTTAT aatgcCTGA